One stretch of Tepidibacter hydrothermalis DNA includes these proteins:
- a CDS encoding relaxase/mobilization nuclease domain-containing protein — MAVIEFINGENKTYGAMKKVIDYITNPAKTEPHLIDGHNCDINNAYHQFVLTKRNYNKETGRQYIHVTQSFAPYDKVTPEEVKKIAYELLQMEFFKGFEVVYAVHTDKNHLHTHFVVNTVNAETGLKWKQSAEQLQLLKDYSDDLCRKRGLIITYGKKGNHKNRGEYRTKDKGQSWKYELYLAVKKVKWCSKSKEDFISNMEKLGYKVDWSDERKYITFTTPSGKKCRNRKLYPPEKFTKEALLKAFDLNNQRAKDKELKKRIDLILSLVYMIQSNPDYDKTKKYPLSTLEGVALKDEIAELKKGKGLDWDKESAREM; from the coding sequence ATGGCAGTTATTGAATTCATTAACGGAGAAAACAAAACGTACGGGGCGATGAAAAAAGTAATTGATTATATCACGAACCCTGCTAAAACTGAGCCACATCTTATAGATGGACATAATTGCGATATTAACAATGCATATCATCAATTTGTTCTAACTAAAAGAAATTACAACAAGGAAACAGGTAGACAATATATCCATGTTACTCAAAGCTTTGCACCTTATGATAAAGTAACTCCTGAAGAAGTAAAAAAGATAGCATATGAATTATTGCAAATGGAATTCTTTAAAGGGTTTGAAGTAGTCTATGCAGTTCATACGGACAAAAATCATTTGCATACCCATTTTGTTGTTAATACAGTAAATGCGGAAACAGGTCTCAAATGGAAACAGAGTGCAGAGCAGCTTCAACTATTAAAAGATTATTCAGATGATTTATGTAGAAAGAGAGGATTAATCATTACTTATGGTAAAAAAGGTAATCACAAAAATAGAGGAGAGTATCGAACCAAAGATAAAGGACAAAGCTGGAAATATGAATTATATTTAGCAGTTAAAAAGGTGAAATGGTGCTCTAAAAGTAAAGAAGATTTTATAAGCAACATGGAAAAGTTAGGATATAAGGTTGATTGGAGTGATGAAAGAAAATATATCACTTTTACAACACCAAGCGGTAAGAAATGCAGGAACAGAAAATTGTATCCACCAGAGAAATTCACAAAAGAGGCTCTACTAAAAGCATTCGATCTTAATAATCAAAGGGCAAAGGACAAAGAACTAAAAAAACGTATAGATCTAATATTATCATTAGTATATATGATTCAGTCAAATCCAGATTATGATAAAACTAAGAAATATCCATTATCAACACTTGAAGGTGTGGCTTTAAAAGATGAAATTGCAGAACTAAAAAAAGGAAAGGGGTTGGATTGGGATAAAGAAAGTGCTAGAGAAATGTAA
- the rlmD gene encoding 23S rRNA (uracil(1939)-C(5))-methyltransferase RlmD: MLNKGKKYVVDIVDIGHTGVGIGKFEGFTVFVEGGVIQDKIEVKIIKSKKNYAEGKIVKVIEESPFRVDRICSDKLKSCGGCQVLHLDYQKQLDIKTNSVKETVKRIGKIEGVKVHDTIGMDNPVRYRNKAQFPIGKIGSESVLGFYKKKSHDIIPMDKCIIQHDINDKVIDVVKNYIDRNNVSVYNEKTHEGVLRHLVTKVGFKTKEVMVILVANDKKIPNVDDLVNDLKENIDGFKTLVLNVNTKKGNVILGRKNKVLYGDGIIQDYIEDLKFNISPLSFFQVNPIQTEVLYNKALEYANLSGDENVFDIYCGIGTISLFLAKKAKKVYGIEIVEDAIEDAKVNAKINNIENVEFYAGEAEVVVPALYEEGKVADVVVVDPPRKGCDERVLDTIVSMNPSKVVYVSCNPSTLARDLAYLDERGYKCEEIQPVDMFPHTMHVETVVRLCRQNH, encoded by the coding sequence ATGCTAAATAAAGGTAAAAAATATGTGGTTGATATAGTTGATATAGGACATACTGGTGTAGGAATAGGAAAGTTTGAAGGATTCACGGTATTTGTTGAAGGTGGAGTTATACAGGATAAGATAGAAGTTAAGATAATAAAGTCTAAGAAGAATTATGCAGAAGGCAAGATAGTTAAAGTTATAGAAGAGTCTCCCTTTAGAGTAGATAGAATTTGTTCGGATAAATTAAAAAGTTGTGGAGGATGTCAAGTGTTACATCTTGATTACCAGAAACAGCTTGATATAAAAACTAATTCAGTTAAAGAAACTGTTAAGAGAATAGGTAAAATTGAAGGTGTGAAAGTTCATGATACTATAGGAATGGACAATCCTGTTAGATATAGAAATAAGGCTCAGTTTCCAATTGGAAAAATAGGTAGTGAATCAGTTCTAGGTTTTTATAAGAAAAAAAGCCATGATATAATACCGATGGATAAATGTATAATACAACATGATATAAATGACAAAGTAATAGATGTGGTTAAAAATTATATAGATAGAAACAATGTGAGTGTATACAATGAAAAAACTCATGAAGGAGTTTTAAGACACTTAGTAACTAAGGTTGGATTCAAGACTAAAGAGGTTATGGTTATTCTTGTAGCCAATGATAAGAAAATTCCTAATGTAGATGATCTGGTAAATGATTTAAAAGAGAATATAGATGGTTTTAAGACTTTAGTTTTAAATGTTAATACTAAAAAAGGTAATGTAATATTAGGAAGAAAAAATAAAGTTTTATATGGAGATGGAATTATACAAGACTATATAGAGGATCTTAAGTTTAATATATCACCTTTATCGTTCTTCCAAGTAAATCCTATTCAAACTGAAGTTTTATATAATAAGGCTTTAGAGTATGCAAATCTTTCAGGTGATGAGAATGTATTTGATATATACTGTGGTATAGGAACTATATCTTTATTCTTAGCTAAAAAAGCTAAAAAAGTATATGGAATAGAAATAGTAGAGGATGCTATAGAAGACGCTAAGGTAAATGCTAAGATAAACAATATAGAGAATGTTGAGTTTTATGCAGGAGAAGCTGAAGTGGTAGTTCCTGCGCTTTATGAAGAGGGAAAGGTTGCAGATGTAGTTGTAGTTGACCCACCTCGTAAAGGTTGTGATGAGAGGGTACTAGATACTATAGTTAGCATGAATCCAAGTAAGGTTGTGTATGTTTCTTGTAATCCATCAACTCTTGCAAGAGATTTGGCTTATTTGGATGAGAGAGGATATAAGTGTGAGGAGATTCAACCTGTTGATATGTTCCCTCATACCATGCATGTGGAGACGGTAGTACGACTATGTCGTCAAAACCATTGA
- a CDS encoding JAB domain-containing protein, whose amino-acid sequence MTNRIQYEDSFLKSINKLTGIPINKIRKYAKENNPFNILEHPLVVEPNEKQLERICKLNEFIASYNVFRMNEEENRIKFKSPKDAGQYFLALLGGKRDHERFMVAFLDNSNSIIETRTVSEGDIASAVVYPRKILKMAMANDCKSIMIAHNHPGGSINPSREDKALTQRIVDIFQPLDIRVLDHIIVGGGKYSSMAEDGYLPSEVSDKANYEPISLDGKHQIEERIMTYENDFEEDEEMEI is encoded by the coding sequence ATGACAAATAGGATTCAATATGAGGACAGCTTCTTAAAAAGTATTAATAAGCTAACAGGAATTCCAATAAACAAAATCAGAAAGTATGCCAAAGAGAATAATCCATTCAATATTTTGGAGCACCCATTAGTAGTAGAACCAAATGAAAAACAATTAGAAAGAATATGTAAGCTAAATGAATTTATTGCATCCTATAATGTCTTTAGAATGAATGAAGAAGAAAATAGAATCAAGTTTAAATCACCAAAAGATGCAGGACAATATTTCTTAGCTTTACTTGGAGGGAAGAGAGACCATGAAAGATTTATGGTAGCTTTTTTAGATAATAGTAACAGTATTATTGAAACGAGGACTGTATCAGAAGGAGATATAGCAAGTGCAGTTGTTTATCCTAGAAAAATTCTAAAAATGGCTATGGCAAATGATTGTAAAAGTATTATGATAGCACATAATCATCCAGGAGGCTCCATTAATCCATCAAGAGAAGATAAAGCATTAACGCAAAGAATAGTAGATATTTTTCAGCCATTAGATATTAGAGTACTAGACCATATTATCGTAGGCGGGGGAAAGTATTCATCAATGGCTGAAGATGGATATTTACCTAGCGAGGTTTCAGATAAAGCTAATTATGAACCAATATCATTAGATGGCAAACATCAAATAGAAGAAAGAATTATGACATATGAGAATGATTTTGAAGAAGATGAAGAAATGGAGATATAG
- a CDS encoding plasmid mobilization protein: protein MNKSRFIGFRVTENEYRKIEKKAQKSKMNISQYVSLSALGRDIVVIEDLKELTHQLSKVGTNLNQVTMLAHQGKVNTVDLSSVKKVVEEIWQLLNSLTEKTKRTGR from the coding sequence ATTAACAAATCAAGATTCATAGGTTTTCGAGTCACAGAAAATGAATACCGAAAAATCGAAAAGAAAGCCCAAAAATCAAAAATGAATATCAGTCAATACGTATCCCTGTCAGCACTTGGCAGGGATATTGTTGTTATTGAGGACTTAAAAGAGCTAACCCATCAATTATCAAAGGTAGGAACAAATCTTAATCAAGTAACCATGCTTGCCCATCAAGGAAAAGTAAATACAGTTGATCTATCATCCGTTAAAAAGGTGGTGGAAGAAATATGGCAGTTATTGAATTCATTAACGGAGAAAACAAAACGTACGGGGCGATGA
- a CDS encoding DUF3991 and toprim domain-containing protein, giving the protein MARELRRFSDEQINQANDINIISYAQSRGYEVKKISPRSYKIPGYGGLYIDGNGHRWNCFSRGTGGGAIQFVMEMEGKTWVEAIKQLLGISQDELPFIPPPPKEIEIKSDLEIPEKNDTYKHIFAYLIKTRKLDGDIVNQFVKDKKIYEDTHHNCVFVGYDEENNPKFASVRGTNTNKKFRRDIENSDKGYPFCQEGRSDILCIFESAIDLMSYLTLLKLHGVVEFHHHMLSMGGTSYIPIEKYLEKNPNITNLILCLDSDDEGNFFSQKIREKFGEKYEVARHIPKRKDFNDELVAFSEKARVIEKTKETTVIEEECMV; this is encoded by the coding sequence ATGGCTAGAGAATTACGTAGATTTAGTGATGAGCAAATTAATCAGGCAAATGATATAAACATTATTTCTTATGCACAAAGCAGAGGATATGAAGTCAAAAAAATATCTCCAAGATCTTATAAAATTCCTGGTTATGGTGGACTTTATATAGATGGGAATGGACATCGGTGGAATTGTTTTTCAAGGGGAACAGGTGGTGGAGCAATACAGTTTGTTATGGAAATGGAAGGTAAGACGTGGGTAGAAGCAATTAAGCAGCTTTTAGGTATTTCACAGGATGAACTTCCCTTTATTCCACCACCACCTAAGGAAATTGAAATAAAAAGTGATTTAGAAATTCCTGAAAAGAATGATACTTACAAGCATATTTTTGCTTACTTGATTAAGACGAGAAAGCTAGATGGTGATATAGTAAATCAATTTGTAAAGGATAAAAAAATCTATGAAGATACGCATCATAATTGTGTATTTGTTGGATATGATGAAGAGAATAATCCTAAGTTTGCAAGTGTGAGGGGAACCAATACTAATAAAAAATTTCGTAGAGATATAGAGAACTCAGATAAAGGGTATCCATTTTGCCAAGAAGGCAGAAGTGATATCCTTTGTATATTTGAAAGTGCTATTGATCTTATGAGTTATTTGACACTTTTAAAGCTGCATGGCGTAGTAGAATTTCATCATCATATGCTTTCAATGGGAGGAACATCTTATATTCCAATTGAAAAATATTTAGAGAAAAATCCTAATATAACTAACCTGATATTATGCCTTGATTCTGATGATGAAGGTAATTTTTTTTCACAGAAGATTAGAGAAAAGTTTGGTGAGAAATATGAAGTAGCAAGGCATATCCCTAAAAGAAAAGATTTTAATGATGAGTTAGTAGCTTTTAGTGAAAAGGCTAGGGTTATTGAAAAAACAAAAGAAACAACAGTTATTGAAGAAGAATGTATGGTATAA
- a CDS encoding methyl-accepting chemotaxis protein — protein MYDVSILLILPLLGSFILHVILVRPINELINRSQTVLDGDLTEKVKVEAIGEIGLLATTVDNMTKSLRNIITKIQIDTNNLTNATMPLSAATEQSMCSTQSLAASTEEISALCENQTSSIESFQATLEEISASVEEISASTQQSSATANLAVETSQNGVDAVDDVFNKLIAVENKSEELQQIVNGLEHESKQITQFVGVISVLSEQTNILALNAAIEASRAGDAGKGFSVVAEEVRKLAEECAEAAKNIITLNTKNLDVTKSAVASIIDVKNEVSFSRDLVEKAKQSLKIIITSTNEIDSNSANIAESVEQQASAIEYINKALEEVVTTSSEIEATTQQSNAATEKQVSASEVINESAKNLQNVSEELRELTKQFKIKK, from the coding sequence ATGTATGATGTATCAATCCTTCTAATTTTACCGCTATTAGGGTCTTTCATTTTACATGTTATTTTAGTTAGGCCTATTAACGAATTGATTAACCGTTCCCAAACTGTATTAGATGGAGATTTGACTGAAAAAGTTAAAGTAGAAGCTATAGGTGAGATAGGATTACTTGCAACTACTGTTGATAATATGACTAAAAGTCTTCGTAATATAATTACTAAGATTCAAATAGATACAAATAATTTAACAAATGCTACAATGCCACTATCAGCAGCCACAGAGCAATCTATGTGTTCAACACAATCCCTTGCAGCATCAACAGAAGAAATTTCAGCACTGTGTGAAAATCAAACTTCATCAATTGAATCTTTTCAAGCGACACTTGAAGAAATATCAGCTTCCGTAGAAGAAATATCAGCTTCAACGCAACAATCAAGTGCAACTGCAAACCTTGCTGTTGAAACTTCTCAAAATGGTGTAGATGCAGTCGACGATGTATTTAATAAATTGATTGCAGTTGAAAATAAATCAGAAGAATTACAACAAATTGTAAATGGGTTAGAACATGAATCTAAACAAATCACACAATTTGTTGGAGTTATTTCAGTTCTTTCAGAACAAACTAATATATTAGCATTAAATGCTGCAATTGAAGCATCTAGAGCAGGAGATGCTGGGAAAGGTTTTTCAGTAGTAGCTGAAGAAGTGAGAAAACTTGCTGAGGAATGTGCTGAAGCAGCAAAGAACATCATTACTCTTAATACTAAAAATTTAGATGTAACTAAAAGCGCTGTAGCTTCAATTATTGATGTTAAAAACGAGGTTTCCTTTAGTCGAGATTTAGTTGAAAAAGCAAAACAATCACTAAAAATAATTATAACTAGTACCAATGAAATTGATAGTAATTCAGCCAACATTGCAGAATCAGTTGAACAACAAGCTTCAGCAATAGAATACATAAACAAGGCACTAGAAGAAGTCGTGACAACCTCATCTGAAATAGAAGCAACAACTCAACAGTCTAATGCTGCAACTGAGAAACAAGTGAGTGCATCGGAAGTTATAAATGAATCTGCTAAAAACCTACAAAATGTATCAGAAGAACTTCGAGAGTTGACAAAACAATTTAAAATAAAAAAATAA
- a CDS encoding cupin domain-containing protein, with amino-acid sequence MIEKLYKYSTTDEKAVEKIIMDENINYIHMVFNKNEGLPEHYSNSNVYMTVLRGVLSIGLNDQEIHEYKKGDILQIPFNTKMKVNNLHDDVLELIVVKAPAPSNYKQN; translated from the coding sequence ATGATTGAAAAATTATATAAGTATAGCACAACAGATGAAAAAGCTGTAGAAAAAATTATTATGGACGAGAATATTAATTATATTCACATGGTGTTTAACAAGAATGAAGGTTTACCAGAACATTATTCAAACTCTAATGTTTACATGACGGTTTTAAGAGGTGTTTTATCAATAGGGTTGAATGATCAAGAAATTCATGAGTATAAGAAGGGGGATATATTACAAATACCTTTCAATACGAAAATGAAAGTTAATAATTTACATGATGATGTATTGGAATTAATTGTTGTAAAAGCACCTGCCCCTTCAAATTATAAACAAAACTAG
- a CDS encoding ParA family protein: MSKIIAIASQKGGVGKSTTCRNLATILVKEGYTVLAVDCDNQASMTDCFGIEKPENLDTTLYHLMMDVINENDLPPKENYIIEKEGVDIIPSSIELSAVEINLVSTMSREYVLKTIIDEIKDDYDYILLDCMPSLGLMTLNVLATCSSALIPATPEYLSAKGLELVLKTIMKLKKRINPQVEFEGILLTMFEERTNLSKSILEMIKESYGENIKIFETRIPKSVKVGEANLQSMSIVDYMPGHKATIAYQNFAKELISNGRE; this comes from the coding sequence ATGAGCAAAATAATAGCTATAGCATCACAAAAAGGAGGCGTTGGCAAATCAACGACTTGTAGAAACTTAGCAACAATATTAGTAAAAGAGGGATACACAGTTCTTGCAGTAGATTGTGATAATCAGGCGAGTATGACAGATTGTTTTGGAATTGAAAAACCTGAAAACTTAGATACAACACTTTACCATTTAATGATGGATGTTATTAATGAAAATGATCTACCGCCAAAAGAGAATTACATAATAGAAAAAGAAGGGGTAGATATTATCCCTAGTAGTATTGAATTATCAGCAGTTGAGATTAACCTTGTAAGTACCATGAGTAGGGAATATGTGCTTAAAACAATTATCGATGAGATTAAGGATGATTATGATTATATACTTCTTGACTGTATGCCATCACTTGGTTTAATGACATTAAATGTACTTGCAACTTGTAGTAGTGCTTTAATTCCTGCAACACCTGAATATCTATCTGCTAAAGGATTAGAATTGGTCTTAAAAACCATTATGAAATTGAAAAAGAGGATAAATCCACAGGTGGAATTTGAAGGAATATTATTAACCATGTTTGAAGAAAGGACAAACCTTTCTAAGAGTATCCTTGAGATGATTAAAGAGTCTTATGGTGAAAATATTAAAATATTTGAAACAAGGATACCTAAATCAGTAAAGGTTGGAGAAGCGAACTTACAAAGTATGAGCATAGTAGATTATATGCCAGGGCATAAAGCTACAATAGCTTATCAAAATTTTGCAAAGGAGTTGATTAGTAATGGTAGAGAATAA
- a CDS encoding ParB N-terminal domain-containing protein — protein MVENKKKRTETFASIFGDEPDDIVEESKDNTGTTMLNIDDLIPFENHPFKLYEGARLDDMVESIKNFGIIVPIVVRKKDDKYQILSGHNRANSAKIVGISEVPAIIKENLTEEEATLIVTETNLMQRSFADLLHSERATVIATRHNAMKKQGVRTDLLNEIEKLSKAPNTQDTLTSCPMGTKLDTKQEIGAEYNLSSRSVARYLRINKLSDQLKALVDEGKVAMRAGVDLSYLSNDNQEMIEAIISENTFKVDIKKAASLRIYDKNGQLTWDTAKAIISGEINKKEKKPKGIKIQPKIISKYFSPEEDKKDIESIIEKALELYFNKIKDVEVIIEEEEECEQI, from the coding sequence ATGGTAGAGAATAAGAAGAAAAGAACAGAAACCTTTGCTTCAATCTTTGGTGATGAGCCTGATGATATAGTAGAAGAAAGTAAAGATAACACTGGAACAACAATGCTAAATATTGATGATCTTATACCTTTTGAAAATCATCCTTTTAAGCTATACGAAGGTGCTAGACTTGATGATATGGTTGAAAGCATTAAAAACTTTGGTATTATTGTTCCTATTGTGGTTAGGAAAAAGGATGATAAATATCAGATTTTAAGTGGTCACAATAGAGCAAATTCTGCAAAAATAGTGGGAATTTCAGAAGTCCCTGCAATCATAAAAGAAAATTTAACAGAAGAAGAAGCTACCTTAATAGTAACCGAAACCAATCTTATGCAACGTTCTTTTGCAGATTTGCTTCATTCAGAAAGAGCTACTGTTATTGCAACTAGGCATAATGCTATGAAGAAACAGGGAGTTAGGACAGACCTTTTAAATGAAATAGAAAAATTGTCTAAAGCACCAAATACACAAGATACTTTAACTTCATGCCCAATGGGCACGAAGTTGGACACAAAACAGGAAATAGGTGCAGAATACAATTTATCATCAAGGTCTGTTGCAAGATATTTAAGGATAAACAAGCTTAGTGATCAATTAAAAGCATTAGTAGATGAAGGTAAAGTTGCTATGCGTGCAGGTGTAGATTTATCATATCTTTCTAATGACAATCAAGAAATGATAGAAGCTATTATATCAGAAAATACTTTTAAGGTGGATATAAAAAAAGCAGCTAGTCTTAGGATATATGATAAAAATGGACAATTGACATGGGATACTGCCAAAGCAATTATTTCAGGTGAAATAAATAAGAAAGAAAAAAAGCCTAAAGGGATAAAGATACAGCCTAAAATTATATCCAAATACTTTAGTCCTGAAGAAGATAAAAAGGATATTGAAAGTATAATTGAAAAAGCTCTAGAGCTGTATTTTAATAAAATAAAAGATGTAGAAGTTATCATAGAAGAGGAGGAGGAATGTGAGCAGATTTAA
- a CDS encoding helix-turn-helix domain-containing protein, translating to MKLTMGEKLRILLKRKNVTIVELSRRIGTSNQNLANKFKRDNFSTKELEEIAEALGCEFEGYFVDKDGYKL from the coding sequence ATGAAGCTTACTATGGGTGAAAAACTCCGTATTTTATTAAAGAGAAAAAATGTTACAATTGTTGAGCTAAGTCGCAGAATAGGAACTTCAAATCAAAATCTAGCTAATAAGTTTAAGCGGGATAATTTTTCTACTAAAGAATTAGAAGAGATTGCTGAAGCTTTGGGATGTGAATTTGAAGGGTATTTTGTGGATAAGGATGGATATAAGCTATAA